Genomic window (Pirellulales bacterium):
CGCTCGCCATCCTAATGACGATACTCGGAGGCGAAGGAACTGGAAGCGAAATTGTTTGGGACGTTGGCAAGTTGCTGATAATGGCAACCGGATTGATTGTCGGTTTGTATCTGATGACGAGAGTTGCCGTATTGGCCTTGGGGACACTCACGCTGCACCGCAATCGGGAATTGACCGTGATCTTTGCCATCGTGACGGGGCTGGGTGCGGCGTGGGCATCGCACGGGGCTGGGATTTCGCCAGCCTTGGGTGCTTTCATCGCAGGTATGTTGCTCGGAAGTTCACCATTTGCAACGCAGATTCGAGCCGACGTGTCCCCTCTGCAGGTCATTCTATTGACGTTGTTTTTCGGGGCTGCGGGGATGGTGGCCGATCCGATTTGGATCGTGAAGAACGTCCACGTTGTCGGTGCGCTCGTCGTTGCGTTGACGATTGGCAAGCTGTTGGTCATTTGGGGGATCTTCGCGATGTTGGGCCAGACCAGCCGGGTCGCCGCTGCGACCGGACTGTGCTTGGCTCAAATCGGTGAGTTTGCATTTGTGTTGGGAAGCATAGGTCGAACGAGCGGAGTCGTCAGCGACGGCACCTATGCGCTCGTCGTCTCGGCAGCCATCGTATCCTTCTTTCTAAGCGCTTTCCTTGTGCCGGTTGCGCCACGATTCGGAAACTGGGTTGCCGGTCTGGTGCGATCACAGACGGCCCCCGTTTCCGACACGGCAGTTCGACCGGAGGCACCCGATATTGCCATTATCGGCTTCGGCCCAGCCGGGCAAATTGCCGCCCGACCACTTGTTGACAGGGATATCCGCGTTGTGGTGATCGACTTGAATCGCATGGGTGTGCGAAAGGCAGAACAGCTCGGGTTCGATGGCCAAGTCGGCGATGCCACACAAAGCGAAGTGCTTGAGCATGCTCGCTTGCGCGAATGCAAAGCGGTTGTCATTACCGTGCCACATCACAAATCCGCGATCACGATCCTTGAGCACGTCCGTAAAGACGCCCCACTCGCGCACGTCATCGTGCGTTCCCGCTATGAAGCCCACACGAACGATTACACCGCCGCCGGTGCCCACGACGTTGCCGGAGATGAAGAGCAAGTCGGCGAAAGCCTCGCGAATTATCTAA
Coding sequences:
- a CDS encoding cation:proton antiporter is translated as MDLWIILRDIVVLLGACLLVGGVFARFGQSPIVGYLLAGMFLGGPGSIHAVSAAQDVEAIAELGVALLLFSLGLEFSIERLKKLGAKPLLGGAAQVVLTMLLAFVGAQLFSLGVKEAIAFGAMVALSSTAVVLRILMERGEIEMPHGRNSLGVLLTQDMAVVPLAILMTILGGEGTGSEIVWDVGKLLIMATGLIVGLYLMTRVAVLALGTLTLHRNRELTVIFAIVTGLGAAWASHGAGISPALGAFIAGMLLGSSPFATQIRADVSPLQVILLTLFFGAAGMVADPIWIVKNVHVVGALVVALTIGKLLVIWGIFAMLGQTSRVAAATGLCLAQIGEFAFVLGSIGRTSGVVSDGTYALVVSAAIVSFFLSAFLVPVAPRFGNWVAGLVRSQTAPVSDTAVRPEAPDIAIIGFGPAGQIAARPLVDRDIRVVVIDLNRMGVRKAEQLGFDGQVGDATQSEVLEHARLRECKAVVITVPHHKSAITILEHVRKDAPLAHVIVRSRYEAHTNDYTAAGAHDVAGDEEQVGESLANYLMNWLETN